The following is a genomic window from Onthophagus taurus isolate NC chromosome 1, IU_Otau_3.0, whole genome shotgun sequence.
TTGACGCCAACGTCGTGGCTACGCTTCGACGTTTCGCGGCATCCGCTTTTAAAAGGAGAGCGTTGATTAAAGCAATTGCGTTTTGTTTAACAACTGATTGTTCTTGATGGAGGTGACTTAATAATGATGTTACCGGTACTTCTCCTTCAACCTAAAATAAACAACCAAATTTTAGATGGAGAATGTTTTTGTGagttggaataatttaaaaaatggtgttGTTGAAGCAAAGTAAACTGTCTTACTGTTTGTTTACTGCtcaatgttaaattttatcaGTGTTTTAAATTGTTGTCTTATCTTATTGGTAATTGCATTGTTATATTCGTTTTAATAGGTATTGAATTTCATGAAATAATACAGTTTTAAATTGAGAATTATATTGTTTGGAATCTTAACCCATTTGTATCATTCAAAAGAAATGATAAAGTGGCCCATATcactctttttttttgttgtgacACATTGCTAAAcctgaaactttctagttctaggtctagtgtttgttctagttttaatgttattaagcgctaaattgttgtctagaactagaaacattagtATTTAGCCTTtagatttagtgttagttctagtgcttgtgttagctctagttttagttattattaagcATTagtttgttgtatatttttcgaGGGGTATTTCGCAGGGGAATTTTGGTGTACAATCTTCAGGAATTAGTAAGGAATTAGAGGAATTAGTGGGGAATTTGGGGAATTACTCTGGAAATTCGGGGAATTAATAAGAGAATAATGGAATTAGTGGGGAATTAGTAtggaattagaaaaaaattggaagaatCTGGAAGCGAAGTAGATTGCGCAAAATGGCGTCGTGTCGCATAAAACTGCTAACGCGTGATCGCGCTCTTTGATTTTGGTTCTACAAACGCATGGGTGTAGTTATTTCCCTGTTTGCATAAATAAATCGAGAACAGTGGTATATCACAAGTGAGAAGTGACCGAAAATTTACGTGAAATTTAAGTGAAATCCGAAAATGTACAAAATGTTACCAGCACACCAACAGGTCCAGTTTGGATGGtcgaatatttcaaaaagaaaacaaaatcacacaaaaaagaaattcaagcATCTGTGCCGAGATCTGTGTCTAGTAATCAAGAAGGGGCTCCTAAGAAGAGGGCTATAACTTCTGTTGAAAAttcagaatttttaaatgaagaaTCTCCTGAGGAATTAGACAATCCCGAGGATAATCCCAGGGGGGTTATTAATCAGAGACCTGTCGTAAACCGAGCCGTGAACTTAACAGAtgaaaatgctttaatttttcgaaatttgaagGCGTGGGCAAAATCGAAAGCAGAAACTAATTTATGGGAAAAGCTTCAGCATAAATTTGATGATATTAAAGTTGTAACTTCGTTGGACCAACATGACAGTATCTTCTCCAAAGTAACCTGTTTCTGCAACGCGACATACAAACTTCCCAAAATACTTAAACCTGGATGGATGAAGGAGGAAGCTAAAAAATTTGGCATCAGAATTATGGAATTTTCCTCAGACGGCGATACTCGGCTTTTAAGAGCTATGCGTTTAAATACTTTGAAGTCTCGTTTAGCAcctgaatataaaaaaaataacaaaacaacccCAAAAGATTCTGAGCTACTCCATTCTTTGCCAGTTCCAGATTGGGAGTGGTACCACTGCAACttcgaaaaaaatgatgaatgtTATGTACAGGACACCACccatattttaacaaaaatgcgTACTCGTTTCCTAAAATCAGGAATAAATTTGCCAATTGGGAAATACACTGCTACCTCTAGTCATCTCAGGGAATTGATCTTAAAGGTTCCAAAAGACAAACATCTCCTGACAGATTCTGATCTCAAAAGTGAAGACAAGATGAATTTTGCATCCGCAGAAAAAATGTGCAGTTTGATAGTAATTGAACAACTGAATAAGGAAATTCCGTAAAGTGAAGGTAGTGTGGCGTATCTTAAGCTTATGTACTACATCGAATCGTCGTTCTTAAATTCCAGCACTGAGTTGGGTACTAGATTATATCGCATCTGGtatgttgtattttttactAGGATCTGGAGAGCCTGGATTCAAggaaaaaaagaatataaaataacaGATAACTTTTTAACCAGTAATTGTTACCTTTGTATCGAGATGAACGCCCACGCTTTGATTAAACTAATATGGAAGCTTAAAAGCggtgagttaaaaaaaaacatgttcaGTATCGGTATTTTTGGTAGCCAAGCATGTGAATCCTTATTTCGGGCTGCCAGGTCCATGACCTCCACGTAttcaacaataataaattttagtatAAAGGATATGCTAAACCGAGTTGAGAGAATTAAGACAATTGATACAATAAACGATCTTAGGGGAACTTTTACATTTCCAAGGGAAGACAAAAGATTACAAAACAGCctgaagaaagaaaatttaccACGTGAAAAAGAAATTCTCAATTTGGATATCAAAGCTACAGTTGAAGAAGCTTTACAAAATGTCATAGAGGACATGAAACAATTTGGAATCAATGCACAAGAAAATGATTGGAAATATATGCAAGTACCGTTAATAAGACACAAACAAAATAACGAAGTAACACAGGAGAATGAAGACATCGACGAAGACGACGTTGAAGCTGACGAAAACCccgaagaaaatgaaattgacCAAGATGTGGCAAAAACGAATAATATCAGTAATGATGACGATATAGTTATGGACTTAATTTCTAACGAGAGTTCTAATGAAGATCGCGAATGTGATAGTTTGGGAACGAATTCTATAAGTTTAAAAGACTTTTCCGAAAAAGTGCATAATGTATCGGTAAAATCACCATATGTAAAACTCATTGTCAGtaaaaattcttcaattattaaaaagtcatCATACTGCTGGCTTTTAGATCAGTCTAACTTTAGACTAAGTACTGACcgattaaaaagatttatagGCAGTACAAGAAAAATACCGAGAAAAACACCTTTCAAAAATTCCCTGCCGACCTTGACTAAACAGAAGCTACCCATGGATCAGGCTAGTGGCACAAGCAGTGACTTATCCATTGACTCAGACGTGATGGAAGTCGACGATTCGATGATATGGAGGAGTTATCAGATGAGATGTTACCGTGTAGATCAGAAAATTTATCGGAAACTGCCGGACTTGAGATACTCTTAGAAAACTATTACGCGATTTTCTATGACCAATCGTGGTTTATAGGTCGGATAATTGAAGATAAGAGGAAACGcacattataaaataaagtttctgAAAGCAGAGCTTGACACATTTATTTGGCCCCAAAAAGAAGACATTGATACCGttcataaagattttattttttacggtcctattaatttaattggtgGCGGcctatttcaaataaaacggGCACACCAACTTAACATTAAGGGCAGATATAAAGCGTTTAAAAAacagtaattttttatttttgttcaataatattatacactagaaaaattatgtttagttttattataaataacctGTACTATAACCTGTAtctttatgtaaaaataaactgtttatttttCTAGCTTTTTtaccaactttttttattttaatacgtaTACTACAATCACATATGCTTGATTTATTTTACACCATTTTGTGGCGTAGTTCACTTGATAGATTTGGTGAATTACTAGGTAATTAGAGTGGGAATTGGTAAAATTAGAGGAATTAGTAGGGAATTAGCGtgcaaattaataaaattagggGAAATAGTAAGGAATTAAGGGAATTAGTGAAGAATTAGAggaattaataacaaatctgGGAATTAGTGTACTAATTTTGTTCAACGGTTTACCCctcgatatttttattaaactaaaactttgtGTAATACATGAATCAATTTATGTGAAAGTGATGCACATCTCACTTCTGAGTCTgaattaaccctttgtgtcccgacggtactttaaagtaccggtagttttaaacactcattttaaactgtagtcatCTATTCGATGAATTTAGAGCTGTctgtactttctactatacaagaaagaatctataaaaaaatgacGCAATCCGCACTGCTAGgtttttaggtatatttaaacttattcatccagatgagaggttagaagtttagtgaaaagtggtgttgttgaattttcttgttcaaaaaggtagctctttgataaatggttattaggtgtgatttgtttcaattttcaaacatttcttatttttatcccGAAAAAAGGTACATTTTGTGTTTGCTACGGAAAAGTACCGCCAGGATAATAACAGGTACAATATTGAGATTGAGAAATAGAAGATGAAGAATATGACATTGTTATTACTAGTGTTAGTGGGGTACCTATGCTGGAAGATGAAGAAGTAGAACAactaaataatgaaaatgaggAAAGTGACAGTGAAGTAGTAGAAATACGTGGCAAAGGGCTCAACAAGAAGAACAAGGCagaaattgatagaaaatggAGAAAACGGGAAAAACAGACTGAAATTCCAGGATACCATTATCCAGAGGgaataattggtgatacttTATTAATCCTACagattattttctaacacTGATGGGCAACTGTGTGAGAGATGTTAGCTTTCAAAGTAATTTGTACGCCACCCAAAGGAATAAAATGCTAAACTTGAAAGAAAATATTGGCATACATTTCTTAATGAGTTATCACAGTTTGCCAAGCTATAAACTCTTCTGGAGTAATGCTGAAGACTTGGATGTACCACTTGTCATACAAACAATGACCCGTAACAGGTTTCAGGAGATTTTATCATATCTGCATATCAACGATAACATTCTAAGAATAATACGGATAAACTATACAAGATATGCCCGTATTTTGAAATACTTAACCGTCACTTTTCCAGTTATTATCATGGCACTAGGCAGTTGGTTGTGGATGCATCTATGATAGTCTTCAAAGAGAGGGGCCCATAAAAAGGGGTTATAAGCTCTGGTGCTTAGCAGATAAGAAAGGGTACATATAGAAATTTGATGTGGATGAGGGAAAATCTCCTGAAACTGAAGAAAAACTTCAAACTTATGGATTAGGTGAAAGGATTGTCCTTCAACTACTGCGTTCGGTAGATCATGCAGATCAACTTCGACAAGTGTATGCAACCGACCGCTGTTCCAAGAAGTGGTGGCACAGGCTTTTCTTGGTTTTACAGAAACATGTTTCCTCAATTATATAAtcagcatcttttttgacactgttatacgaaaatgtaaattttatgtcaatagtttttttctcaatatttttcttatccaaccgaacaattattatacatcattttaaagagaaagctttgatctttaatttagaataagtctcattccttaatttcattaaatacggcttccaggaatttttaaattggtatctttttgacatttttaggttatacaaaaatgtaagtttaatttcaacatgctTTTTCCTCTACATTTTTGTGATCCAACACAaccattattatacatcattttaaagagaaagctttaagcttcaatttaaaataagtttcatttcgtaatttcaataaacacggcttccaggaatttttgaattagcatcttttttgactatgtgataatgttagtttttgcttaatatgttttttctcaatattctatCAGATTTTTGTCGTTCTGTAGATATAGGTCTGATTAAGAAgaagttgtgaaaattgttctgccaaaGCTAAACCTCACTCAAAATGTACTGCGtgtaatgtttatttatgttgtagTGAAAGAACTCTTTTTCTGAATGTcataatgtgatttagctaaagCAAATATTACTTATTTTCCAAGGTAATAAAAagtgtattatttttatattagcaataaaagtttttgtatactgcaacatcactaaaatatattttaatgcttGATGGTACTCTGAAGTACCATTATCCCCCTGGAATGGcgggattgcatattttgctaaaattgattctaaaggcctttactgagtgtattttgatagcgtcttaattctgttataaagtttcaacatttttgacttcttgggacacaaagggttaattaCACTCAATAACTTGAATACTTTAGATTTATGAGATTCTACCAGGCATGGAGTAGAAATATTTGGAAGTACAATGagcaaaaaaaagatttttttagtaCAAATGTGAAATTGATTAACTATTGTTCATAATCAATATGAAATTCTCCAATGATTTGACTTTAAACTTACCTGGCTATATCCTTCTGTACTATTCAAAACAACATTCTCCAGTATTGATAAACAAGCTAGAACAACTCGAGCATTATCATTACTGTTTACAAAACTAACGATTctagtaataaaatttccattgAGTATATCCCAAGATACAATCCCATGTTCCATTAACTCCACAAAAGACAATAAAGTATTTGCTAGAACAACCCCGTTAGATTTTCCATTTTCAATTCTTCTTATAATCAAAGCCAGAccttgtttattaataaaatccaaAGCAAACGTAATATCCGCACTCAATGTAACCAATTTCTTAACAGCTTCAGCAGTCTCATCCAGATTCCccgaatttaatttatttaatatatccTGAGCGGTTTTCGATGGAGAATCAGCCAATCGTAAAACTTgcccatttttaatttcattccgATTCTTTTCGGTGATATAATTTCTGTTGTTGGTTTCGTTAAATTGTAACGCGTATTGGTCGGGGTCTGAAAGTTGCCATCCGTTGCATAATTCTTGGATAATCCCGGCAAGGGGTTGATTTTGATTGAATTCAATTAGCTGGGCGACCTGGTTGGTCATTTCCACAGCGATTTTTACAATGTTCGAGTCCTTCATAGCTGGCATTTTGTTTATTAGGTAAACCACTTACTTTTCGTCTTAAAGAAGCATTATTATTGATGTTTTAGGTGGTATGGGGCACTCCCACTTTAGAACAACACCGATGTATTGGCATTTGTTGACGACGAGTGTGGTTAATTTGTATTCATTCGCCTTGTTTCCCACTTACATCTGATAATTGGGATTTATTCAAGAAGTTATTTAACACAGTTTGTATTTTGATCGGTAGATGGAGGTAGGTTATAATTTGGAAAACCGTTGATAGATGGAGGtagaaatttgaaataaatttaaagtattattttattcgatttttttataacctttAAATAAGAAGCAAATCTTTAATAAGAATTAGCTGTGTGATTTTCAATCCAGTCCATGTAACTATAAACTCTTGTAAAAACATCGGGTCTTCCTCTAGCGCAAGGAATAGCCCATGAAACGATTCCTACTTGATAACCTTTAAAAACTAGAGGTCCTCCAGAATCACCCTTTAATGAAATAGTACATGCATAAACACAAAGTACTAATTTTTGTAACTGCATTTTACTTACATAACAGGCACCTTCACCTTCCTTATTTAAAGTACAAATATTTGAAGAAGATAACATTCCAACTAGTTCCAAGTGAAAATATTTGGCGTAACATTCCTGGTTTGTTATTGATTGTAAAACGATTGTTTGCATTTTATTGGGTGGTTGGCCGTacatcttaataattataataaaaataaaataaagtttaataatattacgttAAAACTTAACCGCTGTTAATCCCCATCCAGataatgtaaaatttaatccTCCATCAAGAGTATCTTCAGGGGGTAATCGCATTATAGTAACGTTCTCGTTAAACATAATTTCTTCGTTCGTTTTTAAAAGTGCTATATCATTCTTGAGAAGTTGTGGATTATATCTTTCgtgttcaacaaatttttctaAAGTATACACATCTCCTCCTGTTTCCAATAAGTTTGTACCTGCCACGACCGTATAATTTTTTGGgatgttactaaaaatattaatttgttaaaaattattattttatacttcttattttaaatacttatGAATACAATGAGCTGCTGTTAGAATCCAACGTGAATTTATGATAGAGCCACCACAAGAATGACGATTATTATATCTAAGAGAAATTTGATATGGAAATTGACCATTTTCTGCATCGATTCCTCCTATTATTTTAACATCTTTACTTGTGCcttaaaaataagataaataaaataagtacgaaggctttcacggccggtgtgaattaaactaagattagaactaaaactagaactaacactagaaactttcgggttttgccgtgcgtcttttaataaaaggtttgacgtttcggatgccatgttgcaaccttcttcagaaactgagatcaaaaaatcggtaactatatataagtcggaaaaactaattaataatcagttaacgctaattacaaactaattaataactaattgcgtcgcgtccggtgtgaggcgggaagaggtcttcgtgttcaccaccatcttccatgttctgctaagctcccagccatcctctctgttgacgttatttttatgtcggtgaatctctatggcttctcttgtcagtctttggtagtatctgttgtccctagccagcacctttgtttgttcgaagtctattcggtgcccctctgcatggcaatgttccgcaaccaccgactgctggatcttcttcagccttacatccctctcatgctccttgattcggcactcgacgttgcgtccagtttggccaacataaaccttcccacaactacacgatatcttggctatcgggagtgtgttccgaattttgctgaccgtgccgtaccgcactacgatgtcattcttcttgaggtgcctagcaattcgttccgttacacctgaaacatagggaagacagataaatccaagcggttttgtacttaccgtgtcctctttctgctttcgctgcttgatggcctggttgatgtccctcgaagtgtatccattcttctgcagcacgcctcgtagaaagtgttgctccttctttaagttctctccttcacatagtctcgctgctcgctgaaataatgtacggatcacggacctcttctgttggggatgatgatgtgaacatgcctgtaaatacctgttggtatgggtATTCTTTCTTATGAGGGAATGCCACCGTTGTTATGGACAGGAAAGAATAcgacgacaaaatgatgaacTTACTGGACCCAGCCACCTACAGGAAGATCAAGAGGGACCCCACAGACAAAATCGTTAGAAAAATGAAGGAACTGATAAAATCTACAGAAATTCCAGCAGAAATGTTTGTTTGTGCAGGCGccggtaccaccaagaatctacggactaccgaagattcacaaaccagacgtccccctccgccctatcgtcagcgccatcaactccccaacataccagctggctaaacatcttgcaaagattctgtcCCCCTTCACAGGTAACACGGAATCGtatgtcagggattctacacattttgtggaatcggtaaaaggtgtaaagctggatgctggggatatgttggtaagtttcgatgtggaatTCCGTTTTACTAGggtaccagttaaggatgctgtagagggtcttcgccgaaaactcattccggagggtttaccaggatacgtgccagatctggtggagtattgcttatcgtcgacgtatttcagctggaaaggagaattttacgagcagttcgaaggggcagccatgggatctccactatcgccagttatagctaagttctacatggaattattcgaagaggacgctttgaagaagagccagtggaaaccaaaactatggctccgatatgtggatgacacgtttgtgatatggcaacatggtcaaaaacggctccaagagttcttggatcacttgaactctcaacatcctatgattaagttcacCATGAAAACAGAAACTGGcaaaaaactacctttcctagatgtgttggtcaccaggacgacaaatggagatatagaacttggtgtataccgaaagaagaaccataccaacaggtatttacaggcatgttcacatcatcatctccaacagaagaggtccgtgatccgtacattatttcagcgagcagcgagactatgtgaaggagagaacttgaagaaggagcaacactttctacgaggcgtgctgcagaagaatggatacacttcgagggacatcaaccaggccatcaaacagcgaaagcagaaagaggacacggtaagtacaaaaccacttggatttatctgtcttccctatgtttcaggtgtaacggaacgaattgctaggcacctcaagaagaacgacatcgtagtgcggtacggcacggtcagcaaaattcggaacacactcccgatagccaagatatcgtgtagttgtgggaaggtttatgttggccaaactggacgcaacgtcgagtgccgcatcaaggagcatgagagggatgtaaggctgaagaagatccagcagtcggcggttgcggaacattgccatgcagaggggcaccgaatagacttcgaacaaacaaaggtgctggctagggacaacagatactaccaaagactgacaagagaagccatagagattcaccgacataaaaataacgtcaacagagaggatggctgggagcttagcagaacatggaagatggtggtgaacacgaagacctcttcccgcctcacaccggacgcgacgcaattagttattaattagtttgtaattagcgttaactgattattaattagtttttccgacttatatatagttaccgattttttgatctcgtcacttcgaaccagtttctgaagaaggttgcaacatggcatccgaaacgtcaaaccttttattaaaagacgcacggcaaaacccgaaagtttctagttttagttctaatcttagtttaaagataaataaaatttataacgaaCTTTATTACCTATAACACTTACTTTTACTCCAAACAAATTCACTTTGTAATGATAAGACACATAAGTAAAACGAAAGTTGTAACATTTTGAATGATATTGCTAAATATGACTACTACTTTTATACTTATatagttttaagtttatcattttaattgtaaaatgcACTTTATTTAAGAAGACAATTTAAATGCGGTtataattgttaatattaatacattcatattatctaattttagtgtggatcaaaataaaacaaaacagtcataaataaatgatactaataattataaacgttaaaatattgcaaattttatcgTAACTAGATAGGATttcttttatatgtatattcaTGGCTACATTGTCCTCAAAATGAACCGGAAGttcttgataaaattttgcttataaatatgacgaaaaatatatttttaaagtagtgtttcaaatcattgaaaatgaGAGCAATAATAACCTTTTTAAGgtatcatttcattttaagCGTTGGCCAATTTGCATTAACTGGTAAGAATTATTGAaagcattaatttttttgcttaaatttctttttcgattttaatttagttgctaataataatcaaagtaGAATTGTCGGTGGTCACGATGCAACCGACGGACAATTTCCTTACCAAATATCTTTAAGATATAACGGTCATCATATTTGTGGCGGTTCTATTATTCaggaaaattatattttaaccGCAGCTCATTGTATAGATGGTCAAAAACCTGATAACTTTACTATTGTAACTGGAAGTAATCTGTTGGATACAGGCGGAGATAGTTATCaggttgaaaaaattattcaacaCCCCGATTATAATTCTCAATCGATCAAAAACGATATAGCCCTTCTTAAATTAACCGATAACATACATTATGGAGATAAAGTTGGGCAGATTAAGTTACCAAGTGATGACATTGGGCCTAATGTTGGTGTTGTTTTATCCGGATGGGGAACTTTAAcggtaaataaattattaaataaattaattctttaaaacaatataatgTTTTTAGTACCCCGGAAAACCCCCAAACAAACTTCAAACAATCGAATTAACCACAATACCTAACTTAAGATGCATGTTGGAACATCCAATTCTTGGATTTTTTATGGGGGGTGTTTCCACAACGACTGTCTGTACATTTTCAAAAGCAGGAGAAGGAGCTTGTCATGTAAAttgtaagaaataattttaaattaaattaaaaaaaattattacaggGTGATTCTGGAGGTCCACTAGTTGAAGGAGATCATCAAATTGGTGTTGTGTCTTGGGGAATTCCTTGCGGGAGAGGGAGCCCCGACGTTTTTACGCGAGTTTATAGTTATTTAGGTTGGATTAATGATAACATGCAAACTTCA
Proteins encoded in this region:
- the LOC111424891 gene encoding chymotrypsin-2-like, whose product is MLQLSFYLCVLSLQSEFVWSKSTSKDVKIIGGIDAENGQFPYQISLRYNNRHSCGGSIINSRWILTAAHCIHNNIPKNYTVVAGTNLLETGGDVYTLEKFVEHERYNPQLLKNDIALLKTNEEIMFNENVTIMRLPPEDTLDGGLNFTLSGWGLTAMYGQPPNKMQTIVLQSITNQECYAKYFHLELVGMLSSSNICTLNKEGEGACYGDSGGPLVFKGYQVGIVSWAIPCARGRPDVFTRVYSYMDWIENHTANSY